The DNA region AGTCAAGCACCGCGGCGTTCAGTCGCTCGCCGGGGAGCGCGGCCGCGATGCCGGGCGGGTACGGCGTGAGCACCTCGGCGGCCAGCCGGCCTTCGGCCTGTTCCACCGGCACCTGCTCGATCCGGCCGAAGAAGGCGTCGCGCGGCAGCATGACCTGCTCCAGCCGCAGCTCGGCCGGGTCGGGCAGGTCCACCTCGGCCGTGGGGCGCAGCTCCTCGGCGTGCGCGGCGAGGTCGGCGAAGGCCTCCACCAGCCGGTCGGCCGAGCCGGCGTCGTCGGCGTAGGTCAGCTGGGCGCTGGCCCGGCGGTGGTCGGCGACGTGCAGATTGACGCGGTGGTGGGCGCGCAGCCAGTCGGCGGCCGCGTAGCCGCTGATCTTCAGGCCGTCGAGCTCGACGAAGACCTGCAAGGGGTCCATGTCGTGGCCCAGGCCCGGGCCGCAGAAGTCGTCCCGGTCGTTGACGTGCAGGCCGTCGATCGCGGCGAGCTGTCCGCGCACCCGCCGGGACAGCGCCAGCGCGCCGTCGAGCAGCCGGCGGCCCTCCTCGGCCATCTGCCGGCGCCAGCCGTCGAGTCCGGCGTAGATCAGGACGGACGGGCTGGTGGTGCCGAGCAGGTCGGCGCGCGACTGCAGGGTGTCCGGGCCGACGCGATCACCGCGCAGGTGGAACACCGAGCCCTGCTCCAGGCCCGAGCCCATCTTGTGCACGGACGTCACGCACACGTCGGCGCCCGCGTTCATCGCCCAGGCCGGCAGGTCGGGGTGGAACGGCAGGTGCGCGCCCCACGCCTCGTCCACGATCAGCGGCACGCCGTGGTCGTGGCACACCTCGGCGATCGCGGCGAGGTCGGCGCACGTCCCGTACGGGGTCGGGCTGGTGACCAGGGCGCCGCGCGCGTCGGGGTGCTCGTCCAGCATCCGGGCGTAGGCGGCGGGGGACGGGGGGTGCGCGAGGTGCCGGCGGGCGTCCCACTGCGGATCGACCCACATCGGGCGGATGCCGGCCAGGATCAGCCCGGAGATCACCGACTTGTGGGCGTCCCGGCCCACCAGCAGCTTCTCGTGCGGGCCGGCCACCGACAGCATGGCCGCCTTGACCGACAGCGAGCTGCCGCAGGTGGAGAAGAAGGTGTGGTCCGCGCCGACCGCGTCGGCCATCAGCTCCTGGGCGTGCTCCAGCACGTGGCCGGAGGAGGTCCGGTCGTCCAGCCCGGCGACCGCGAGCACGTCCGAGGCGAACACCGCGTCGCCCAGCACGGCGCGCACCCGCGGGTCGGCCCCGCGGCCCTGCTTGTGGCCGGGCGGGGTGAAGGGCAGCTGTCCGTCGGCGTGGTACGCCGCCAGGGCGTCGAGAACGGGTGCCTGCGAGTGGTCCATGCCGGACGGCTGCCCGGCCGCGCGCGGGGGAAACGCCGCAGGCGGCGCGGCGGCAGGCGACCGGCGGCCGGTGCGGTGCGCGCGGCCGGCGCCGTGGCCGGTCCCCGTCGGGCGGTGGCGGCGGCCGGGCGTTCAGTCCCGCAGCAGTCCGGCCGCCACCCGCAGATCCGCCACGAACGCGTCGTACGCGGCCTCGCGGTCGTCCGCCCGCAGCACGGACGAGGGGTGCACGGTGGGAACCGGCCAGGCCCGCGGGGCGCCCGGCCCCTCGCCCGCCGCCGCGTCGCCCGGGGCGGGCGCGCCCAGGGCGTCGGGCGCGGGCAGCGGCAGGACCGTGCCGCGTACCGGGCCGACCCGGAACGACGGCCCGAGCAGCGCGCGACCCGCGGTCGCGCCGAGCGCCACCACCGCCTCCGGCCCGACCAGCCGCAGCTCCGCCGCCAGCCAGGGCCGACAGGCGGACATCTCCCGGAGCGTCGGCGGCTTGTGGATGCGCTGCTTCGCGCCCGAGGCGCGCCGCACCGGGGTGTACTTGAAGTGCTTGACCGCGTTCGTCACATAGGGCTTCTCGTCGGCGAGTCCCGCCTCGTCCAGCGCCTTGCGCAGCAGCCGCCCGGCAGGGCCGACGAACGGCTCGCCGTCGAGATCCTCCTTGTCCCCGGGCTGCTCGCCCACCATCATGAGCCGCGCCGACGCGGTCCCCTCGCCGAACACCGTCTGCGTCGCGTCCCGGTACAGCGGGCACCCCCGGCAGTCCCGCGCCGTCGCCCGGTGGGCCGGCAGCCCGCCGCGCTCCGGCAGATAGGGCGTCGCGTCGTAGCCCCGGCCGTTCCCGCCGTCCCCGCCGTCCTTGTCCCCGTCATCCACCACCGGCCACCTCCCGCGCTCCGGACACTCCGTGCTGAGCGGGTGCCCGCCCTGACCCGTCCCAGTCGGCTCGGGCAGGCCCCGCCGGATGTCCGGTTTGCCCGACCTGTGAGCGGGCAGGGGCTGGTACGTCAGCGGGCGCGGCGCACGGGTCCGCCGCGCGGCCGTGCCCGGAGCGAGCTTCAGGAACGGACGGCCCGTGATGCAGCAGCGAACCGCGCCGCAGGCGCGCACCAAGACCTGGACCCTGCGCATGGACATCGTGGAGGAGAACGACGACGACACCACGGTGGAGGCGGTGCTCGACACCGGCGGGCGCACGCTGCGCTGCCGCTCCACCGCCCAGCGCAGTCGGCACGATCCGCCGGCCCCGGAGGTGGGCGACGAGTACGCCGCCGGGCGCGCCCTGCTCGACCTCGGGCGGCAGCTCCTCGGGCGGGCGTCGGCCGACGCCGAGCAGAACGAGCGGTCCATGGACCGCGCCTGGCCGCTCGGCTGACGCGGGAGTCGCGACGGCGCCGGGTCCTTCGGGGGAAGGCGGCGGCCCTCCGGGAAGGCAACGGCGCCGGCGGCGGGGGCGGCCCGATGAGGGCGTCCCCGCCGCCGGCGGGCGCCGAACGGACGGGATGGCGTCGCCCGTTCAGCAGATCGGGACCGTCGGGGCCGCGACCCCGACGGTCGATCAGTAGGAGAACTGCTGGATCTGCTCGCCGTACGGCCCGAAGGTCCAGCCCGTGCGGGTGGCCGGGTCGAGCTGGAGGGCCGGTGCGGGGCCGCCGGCGGTGGCCCCGACGCCCGGGAGGGAGC from Actinacidiphila sp. DG2A-62 includes:
- a CDS encoding dsRBD fold-containing protein, whose protein sequence is MQQRTAPQARTKTWTLRMDIVEENDDDTTVEAVLDTGGRTLRCRSTAQRSRHDPPAPEVGDEYAAGRALLDLGRQLLGRASADAEQNERSMDRAWPLG
- a CDS encoding aminotransferase class I/II-fold pyridoxal phosphate-dependent enzyme; translated protein: MDHSQAPVLDALAAYHADGQLPFTPPGHKQGRGADPRVRAVLGDAVFASDVLAVAGLDDRTSSGHVLEHAQELMADAVGADHTFFSTCGSSLSVKAAMLSVAGPHEKLLVGRDAHKSVISGLILAGIRPMWVDPQWDARRHLAHPPSPAAYARMLDEHPDARGALVTSPTPYGTCADLAAIAEVCHDHGVPLIVDEAWGAHLPFHPDLPAWAMNAGADVCVTSVHKMGSGLEQGSVFHLRGDRVGPDTLQSRADLLGTTSPSVLIYAGLDGWRRQMAEEGRRLLDGALALSRRVRGQLAAIDGLHVNDRDDFCGPGLGHDMDPLQVFVELDGLKISGYAAADWLRAHHRVNLHVADHRRASAQLTYADDAGSADRLVEAFADLAAHAEELRPTAEVDLPDPAELRLEQVMLPRDAFFGRIEQVPVEQAEGRLAAEVLTPYPPGIAAALPGERLNAAVLDYLRSGVKAGMVVPDAADPEAASIRVVADEP
- a CDS encoding UdgX family uracil-DNA binding protein (This protein belongs to the uracil DNA glycosylase superfamily, members of which act in excision repair of DNA. However, it belongs more specifically to UdgX branch, whose founding member was found to bind uracil in DNA (where it does not belong), without cleaving it, appears to promote DNA repair by a pathway involving RecA, rather than base excision.); protein product: MDDGDKDGGDGGNGRGYDATPYLPERGGLPAHRATARDCRGCPLYRDATQTVFGEGTASARLMMVGEQPGDKEDLDGEPFVGPAGRLLRKALDEAGLADEKPYVTNAVKHFKYTPVRRASGAKQRIHKPPTLREMSACRPWLAAELRLVGPEAVVALGATAGRALLGPSFRVGPVRGTVLPLPAPDALGAPAPGDAAAGEGPGAPRAWPVPTVHPSSVLRADDREAAYDAFVADLRVAAGLLRD